Proteins encoded together in one Thalassotalea crassostreae window:
- a CDS encoding RidA family protein gives MSNNLTPELTPEQRMQKLGYEITGELQLPPGFEVLLSMVKVIDKRVIVSGHGALNPDGTIATHLMGQVGDTLTLEQAQEAAKLTALAMVGTLKRELGELSKIKSWVKVLGMVNTAPGFTGQTPVIDGFSRTIIEIFGKESGMACRSAVGMAMLPMNLSVEVEAELELH, from the coding sequence ATGTCAAATAACCTAACACCCGAGCTAACACCCGAACAACGCATGCAAAAGCTTGGCTATGAAATTACTGGTGAGTTGCAGCTTCCTCCAGGGTTTGAAGTACTACTTTCGATGGTCAAAGTAATTGACAAGCGCGTTATCGTCTCTGGTCACGGGGCATTAAACCCCGATGGCACTATTGCTACGCATTTAATGGGACAGGTTGGTGATACTCTTACTTTGGAACAAGCTCAAGAAGCGGCTAAATTAACGGCTCTAGCAATGGTTGGTACGCTAAAACGCGAATTAGGAGAATTATCTAAAATTAAGTCTTGGGTAAAAGTGTTAGGCATGGTTAACACAGCTCCAGGTTTTACTGGTCAAACACCGGTAATTGATGGCTTTTCAAGAACTATTATTGAAATATTTGGTAAAGAAAGTGGCATGGCTTGTCGCAGTGCTGTTGGTATGGCAATGCTACCAATGAACTTAAGTGTTGAAGTTGAAGCTGAATTAGAACTTCACTAA
- a CDS encoding alpha-hydroxy acid oxidase — protein MSQQSGHTPKALKHCLNTSDVRKAAHKALPLAIREYIDGGGDDEKTLAENTRTFDDVCLMPNFGTGIESADLTTTILGQKSASPILLSPWGAHKVMHSDGEKGTAKAAANTGCIYSMSNFATTSMEDVAQVSDSAKFFQLQPARDKGIMKHMLERAKTSGYKALIVTIDNPIHGNRERDVRTGFGIPPTFPLRSILSLMAHPKWVKGYMKSKPDFANFQHYFDQGKDQQWLFHNLVCPVTWETLTWIRENWQGPMAIKGILSADNAKQAVAIGAEGVIVSNQGGRNFDAIPSTFSVLPDVVDAISGQAEIILDGGLRRGTDVVKALAMGATAVSTARPFVYGLSAAGSAGIEFVINMFKAEIERAMIVCGATNINDINASMLRHK, from the coding sequence ATGAGCCAACAGTCAGGGCATACCCCTAAGGCCTTAAAGCATTGTTTAAATACAAGTGATGTACGAAAGGCCGCTCACAAGGCGTTGCCATTAGCAATACGAGAATATATTGATGGCGGCGGCGATGACGAAAAAACGCTGGCTGAAAATACTCGTACGTTTGATGATGTCTGCTTAATGCCTAATTTTGGTACTGGAATAGAGTCTGCTGATTTAACCACGACGATTCTTGGGCAAAAATCGGCATCGCCCATTTTATTGTCGCCATGGGGCGCACACAAAGTTATGCACTCTGACGGCGAAAAAGGAACAGCAAAAGCGGCGGCTAATACCGGGTGTATCTACAGCATGTCTAATTTTGCCACAACGTCTATGGAAGACGTTGCTCAAGTTTCCGATTCAGCAAAATTTTTTCAATTACAACCAGCGCGTGACAAAGGCATTATGAAACACATGCTTGAACGTGCTAAAACCTCTGGCTATAAGGCGTTAATCGTAACGATTGACAATCCTATACATGGTAATCGAGAGCGTGATGTACGAACCGGTTTTGGTATTCCTCCGACGTTCCCTTTACGTAGCATCCTTTCATTAATGGCTCACCCTAAATGGGTGAAGGGTTATATGAAAAGCAAACCGGACTTTGCCAATTTTCAGCATTACTTTGACCAAGGTAAAGATCAACAGTGGCTATTTCACAACTTGGTTTGCCCGGTTACGTGGGAAACGCTTACTTGGATTAGAGAGAACTGGCAAGGCCCTATGGCTATTAAAGGAATATTGTCTGCTGATAATGCCAAACAAGCTGTTGCGATAGGCGCCGAAGGCGTCATTGTTTCTAATCAAGGTGGGCGAAATTTTGATGCAATACCATCTACTTTTTCGGTTCTCCCTGATGTTGTTGATGCGATTTCAGGACAAGCTGAAATAATTCTTGATGGGGGACTACGTCGAGGAACCGATGTAGTAAAAGCTCTTGCTATGGGAGCAACAGCTGTATCAACAGCTCGACCTTTTGTTTATGGTTTATCTGCTGCCGGCAGTGCTGGTATTGAATTTGTAATCAATATGTTTAAGGCTGAAATAGAGCGTGCAATGATTGTTTGTGGCGCAACTAATATCAATGACATCAATGCAAGTATGTTGCGTCATAAATAG
- a CDS encoding MBL fold metallo-hydrolase — MAIEDYKQDDEHSNSCQINDHESKLNYPFSIPEKYQKQLIGDGIYWFRVPLPFKLDHINLYLIEDGDGWCLIDTGMGTNYSKQYWQDVEHNILDNKPINKIVITHTHPDHVGLASWLQKKHDCPILISQREYDMMAYLFSISGSSPPKYYLDYLLRAGMSPEFTDKVKEERDDGFDKAVDGLPRRCQFIRHEDVIELGDHRFEIIIGSGHSPAHASLYCKELGLLFSGDQVIPEIPSMVTLYPKNPKFKDHRKQNPLGRWLNALNGLKQLPSDTLVLPAHSKPFIGLHKRVDEIIENHCKLLNKLLAALTQPRTVSQTLMPIYKRKVKDNIYVMFISELLAHIQFLEQLTLVKREETETVDLFSTIKSVDLCKEINKFLSVNTKS; from the coding sequence TTGGCCATTGAAGATTATAAACAGGATGATGAGCATAGTAATTCCTGCCAAATTAATGACCATGAATCTAAGCTAAATTACCCTTTTTCTATTCCTGAAAAGTATCAGAAACAGCTAATTGGCGATGGTATATATTGGTTTCGTGTGCCTTTGCCTTTTAAGCTCGATCATATAAACCTCTACTTAATTGAAGATGGTGATGGTTGGTGTTTAATCGATACCGGCATGGGTACAAATTATTCAAAGCAGTATTGGCAAGACGTTGAGCATAATATTCTTGATAATAAGCCGATCAATAAAATCGTTATCACCCATACCCATCCAGATCATGTCGGCCTTGCCAGTTGGTTACAAAAGAAACATGATTGCCCAATACTTATCAGTCAACGTGAATACGATATGATGGCGTATTTATTCAGTATCAGTGGCAGTAGTCCTCCTAAATACTATCTTGATTACTTATTAAGAGCTGGAATGTCACCTGAGTTTACCGATAAAGTAAAAGAAGAACGAGACGATGGCTTTGATAAAGCGGTTGATGGCTTGCCACGACGATGCCAATTTATTAGACACGAAGATGTAATTGAGCTTGGTGATCACCGTTTTGAAATCATTATTGGTAGCGGCCATTCACCCGCTCACGCAAGTTTATACTGTAAAGAGCTGGGTTTATTATTTTCTGGCGATCAAGTGATCCCTGAGATCCCGTCAATGGTTACCTTGTATCCGAAGAACCCAAAGTTTAAAGATCATCGAAAACAAAACCCGTTAGGCCGTTGGCTTAACGCGCTTAATGGTTTAAAACAGCTACCAAGCGATACCTTAGTACTTCCCGCTCACTCAAAACCGTTTATTGGACTGCATAAGCGCGTCGATGAAATTATCGAAAACCATTGTAAATTACTGAATAAATTACTTGCCGCCTTGACTCAGCCACGAACTGTGAGTCAAACGTTGATGCCTATATATAAGCGTAAGGTCAAAGACAATATCTATGTAATGTTTATTAGTGAGTTGCTCGCTCATATTCAGTTTTTAGAGCAATTGACATTAGTTAAGCGAGAGGAGACAGAAACTGTTGACCTATTTAGTACAATAAAGTCAGTGGATCTGTGCAAAGAAATAAATAAATTTTTATCTGTAAACACAAAGAGTTAA
- a CDS encoding molybdopterin-dependent oxidoreductase — protein MSVKNSNSSKKVRMSPTCSHWGNYRVESDGEQIISIKNYDVDKEPTDIGQSLNDALDKGARIAQPMVRKSYLEDGINSDGKGRGKEPFVAVSWDVALDLAAKAIKVTKDKYSNDAIYGSSYGWASAGRFHHAQSQIHKFLGLCGGYVDSLNTYSSAAAEVIMNHVTGIPFLLLVREAPSPEEIAKTSKNFVLFGGAAIKNSQVNAGGIGAHTAIQQLKQLKDAGVNVVNISPIRDDVISELDAKWMGIIPNTDVALMLGLAHTIAINDLVDNDFINKYTVGFEKFLPYLLGETDGIAKDATWAANICGISAQEIIELALELGQAPSVLSISWSLQRQEFGEQTYWMFTTLAAMLGHIGKVGAGVGYGYGCIHNMGFGGRKVPTYKMGAFGMGIGERAALGDKKFIPVARHTDMLNNPGAKYQYNGMDLTYPDIKLIYWAGGNPFHHHQDLDELAKAWSKPDTIIVNEAFWTATARHADIVFPCTTMMERNDIGGSSYDAYISPMRQAVKPFAESRSDFDIFAGLAEKLGFFEELTGGKSEMQWVEQLYNTTRDNAAKIDVNLPEFKEFWQGEQFYVGDQLDDIEFTLERFRRDPNKFPLRTPSGKIEIFSDTIASFNYDDCVGHAKWYEHTEWLGSDMAIKYPLHLVSNQPKTRLHSQFDHARTSREYKIKHRERARINCVEAKKRNIEDGDIIRLFNDRGACLAGVEISNEIRDGVIELPTGAWYDPKTVDGKKIEAHGNPNVLTKDRGTSRLAQGCSAHSCLVEIEKYHGKLPDVTVFEQPEVTDLY, from the coding sequence ATGTCTGTTAAAAATAGCAATTCTTCTAAGAAAGTTAGAATGTCGCCAACTTGTTCACATTGGGGAAATTACCGAGTTGAATCAGACGGTGAACAAATCATTTCTATTAAAAACTATGACGTTGATAAAGAACCGACAGACATCGGACAATCGCTCAATGATGCCTTAGATAAGGGCGCTCGTATTGCCCAACCTATGGTGCGTAAAAGCTATTTAGAAGACGGAATAAACAGTGATGGTAAGGGGCGAGGTAAAGAGCCCTTTGTTGCTGTGAGCTGGGATGTCGCACTCGATTTAGCGGCTAAAGCGATTAAAGTTACTAAAGATAAATACTCGAATGATGCGATTTATGGCAGCTCTTACGGCTGGGCAAGCGCTGGTCGATTTCATCATGCACAAAGTCAAATACATAAATTTTTAGGTTTGTGTGGTGGTTACGTTGACTCGCTAAATACATATTCATCTGCTGCTGCTGAAGTCATTATGAATCATGTCACTGGAATTCCATTTTTGTTATTGGTTCGAGAAGCACCTAGTCCTGAGGAAATCGCTAAAACGTCGAAAAATTTTGTATTGTTCGGCGGTGCCGCAATCAAAAATTCGCAAGTTAATGCTGGTGGCATTGGCGCTCATACTGCAATACAGCAGTTAAAACAGCTTAAAGATGCCGGGGTGAATGTTGTTAATATTAGCCCAATTCGTGACGATGTTATCAGTGAACTAGACGCTAAGTGGATGGGTATAATACCAAATACTGATGTTGCGTTAATGCTAGGTTTAGCGCACACGATAGCGATTAATGACCTTGTCGATAACGATTTTATTAATAAATATACGGTAGGTTTTGAAAAGTTCTTACCTTATCTACTCGGTGAGACTGATGGCATTGCAAAAGACGCGACATGGGCAGCAAATATTTGTGGAATTAGCGCGCAAGAAATAATTGAACTTGCCCTTGAATTAGGTCAAGCACCAAGTGTGTTAAGCATTAGTTGGTCGTTACAACGCCAAGAGTTTGGCGAACAAACCTATTGGATGTTTACTACGCTTGCAGCCATGTTAGGTCACATCGGTAAAGTCGGAGCCGGTGTGGGTTACGGTTACGGCTGTATCCATAATATGGGTTTTGGCGGACGCAAAGTACCAACTTATAAAATGGGTGCTTTTGGTATGGGAATTGGTGAGCGGGCGGCACTAGGTGATAAAAAGTTTATTCCTGTAGCACGTCATACTGATATGTTGAATAACCCTGGAGCGAAATATCAGTACAATGGCATGGACTTAACTTATCCCGATATTAAATTGATTTACTGGGCTGGTGGTAACCCTTTTCATCATCATCAAGATTTAGATGAACTCGCCAAAGCATGGTCGAAACCCGACACAATCATTGTTAATGAAGCTTTTTGGACGGCAACGGCACGACATGCTGATATTGTATTCCCCTGTACAACTATGATGGAACGCAACGACATTGGTGGCAGTAGTTATGATGCGTATATTTCGCCGATGCGACAAGCAGTTAAACCGTTTGCAGAGTCTCGCTCTGATTTTGATATTTTTGCTGGATTGGCCGAAAAATTAGGGTTTTTCGAAGAACTTACCGGTGGCAAGTCTGAAATGCAATGGGTTGAACAACTTTATAATACAACCCGTGATAACGCAGCAAAAATTGATGTTAACTTGCCTGAATTTAAGGAGTTTTGGCAAGGAGAGCAGTTTTATGTGGGCGACCAACTTGATGATATTGAGTTTACGTTAGAGCGCTTTCGTCGTGATCCCAACAAGTTTCCATTGCGCACACCGTCTGGAAAAATAGAAATATTTTCTGACACCATTGCCAGCTTTAATTATGACGATTGTGTCGGACATGCAAAGTGGTATGAGCATACCGAGTGGCTTGGTAGTGACATGGCAATTAAATACCCATTGCATTTAGTATCAAATCAACCTAAAACTCGACTGCATAGCCAGTTTGATCATGCTCGAACGAGTCGGGAGTATAAGATAAAGCACCGTGAGAGAGCTCGTATCAATTGTGTTGAAGCTAAGAAGAGAAACATAGAAGATGGCGACATTATTCGCTTGTTTAACGATCGCGGTGCTTGTTTAGCCGGGGTTGAAATATCAAATGAAATTCGAGATGGTGTTATCGAACTGCCAACAGGTGCTTGGTACGATCCGAAAACAGTTGATGGCAAGAAAATAGAAGCTCACGGCAACCCTAATGTACTTACTAAAGATAGGGGCACTTCTAGGTTAGCACAAGGCTGTAGTGCCCATAGTTGCTTAGTAGAAATCGAAAAATATCACGGTAAATTACCAGACGTGACGGTATTTGAGCAGCCTGAAGTTACAGATTTGTATTAG
- a CDS encoding acyl-CoA dehydrogenase C-terminal domain-containing protein, whose amino-acid sequence MLSYKAPITDIKFLIEDVFDYYEHYQKFDEFEEATPDLVDAIMSECAKFCENELLPLNQSGDKEGCSFNEGIVTTPSGFKEAYKQYVDGGWQSLSHPVEHGGQGLPPSLGMVKSEMMGTANWSWAMYPGLSHGAMNTIQTHGTEEQKELYLTRLTEGTWTGTMCLTEPQCGTDLGQVKTKAEDNGDGTYNITGTKIFISAGEHDLTENIVHIVLARLPGAPEGTRGISLFIVSKMNVDQQGNIGEANNVTCGSIEEKMGIKASSTAVLNFDNAKGVLIGPENKGLECMFTFMNTARVGTALQGVCSAELAYQNSLLYAKERLSMRSLTGKKHPDKVADPIIVHPDVRKMLMTQKAISEGGRAMIYYTAKLVDEIEMAKTEKERKRADYRLGFITPILKAFLTELGSESANHGLQIFGGHGYIKEWGMEQIVRDARIATLYEGTTGIQSLDLLARKILLNRGKSFKQFAFEILGYCKDKSMLSTNPHKAQMNRFIWPLSKATANWQQYTLRLALKAKKDRDVIGSASVDYLMYSGYVTMAYFWAQMAQTAYEKLATDVENRDFYRAKIKTAEFYFERILPRTKSLAETMMADPKTLMQLDEDLLSFVD is encoded by the coding sequence ATGTTGAGCTATAAAGCGCCAATTACGGATATAAAATTTCTTATTGAAGATGTGTTTGATTATTACGAACATTACCAAAAGTTTGATGAGTTTGAGGAGGCTACTCCTGATCTAGTTGATGCCATCATGAGTGAGTGCGCAAAATTTTGTGAAAATGAATTGCTGCCGCTTAACCAAAGCGGTGATAAAGAAGGCTGTAGCTTTAATGAAGGAATCGTAACCACGCCATCAGGGTTTAAAGAGGCGTATAAGCAATATGTTGATGGTGGCTGGCAGAGTTTATCTCACCCTGTCGAACATGGCGGGCAAGGGTTACCACCGTCATTGGGGATGGTAAAGTCTGAGATGATGGGCACTGCTAATTGGTCTTGGGCGATGTATCCAGGATTAAGCCATGGCGCGATGAACACTATACAAACGCACGGCACTGAAGAGCAAAAAGAACTTTATTTAACACGTTTAACTGAAGGTACTTGGACTGGTACGATGTGTTTAACTGAGCCGCAATGTGGCACAGATTTAGGTCAAGTAAAAACTAAAGCAGAAGATAACGGTGATGGTACTTATAACATTACCGGCACTAAAATATTTATATCTGCTGGTGAACATGATTTAACTGAAAATATTGTTCATATTGTTTTAGCTCGTTTACCGGGAGCTCCTGAAGGAACTCGTGGAATTTCTTTATTTATCGTATCTAAGATGAATGTTGATCAGCAAGGAAATATTGGCGAAGCCAATAATGTGACTTGTGGGTCAATAGAAGAAAAAATGGGAATTAAAGCTTCCTCGACAGCGGTATTAAATTTTGATAATGCTAAAGGTGTTTTAATTGGGCCAGAAAATAAAGGTTTGGAATGTATGTTTACCTTTATGAATACTGCTCGCGTAGGTACTGCTTTGCAAGGCGTTTGTAGCGCAGAACTTGCTTATCAAAATTCGCTTTTGTATGCCAAAGAACGCTTGTCTATGCGTTCTTTAACTGGAAAGAAACATCCCGACAAAGTTGCCGACCCAATTATTGTTCATCCTGATGTTCGTAAAATGCTGATGACACAAAAAGCAATCAGCGAAGGCGGTAGAGCTATGATCTACTACACCGCAAAATTGGTTGACGAAATCGAAATGGCGAAAACCGAGAAGGAGCGTAAACGAGCAGATTATCGTTTAGGATTTATCACCCCTATACTGAAGGCTTTTTTAACGGAATTAGGCTCTGAAAGCGCAAATCATGGTCTGCAAATATTTGGCGGCCATGGCTATATTAAAGAGTGGGGCATGGAGCAAATTGTACGAGATGCTCGGATAGCAACTTTGTATGAAGGTACAACAGGGATCCAATCATTGGACTTGTTAGCCCGTAAAATATTGCTCAATCGTGGTAAGTCCTTTAAACAGTTTGCCTTCGAAATTTTGGGTTATTGTAAAGACAAGTCGATGTTATCGACTAACCCACATAAAGCACAAATGAATCGGTTTATATGGCCTTTAAGTAAAGCAACGGCAAATTGGCAGCAATATACGTTGCGCTTAGCGCTAAAAGCGAAGAAAGATCGTGATGTTATAGGCTCTGCGTCGGTCGATTATTTGATGTATTCAGGTTATGTGACAATGGCTTATTTCTGGGCGCAAATGGCACAAACAGCCTACGAAAAACTAGCGACAGATGTTGAAAACAGAGATTTTTACAGAGCAAAAATTAAGACTGCTGAGTTTTATTTTGAACGCATTCTTCCTAGAACAAAATCGCTTGCAGAAACGATGATGGCAGATCCTAAAACATTGATGCAACTTGATGAAGATTTACTAAGTTTCGTTGATTAA
- a CDS encoding MaoC family dehydratase, translating into MTAKIELHGIESLFSYEGKELFTSRPMHISAEMIQDFCRSVNQMDWFHFDQERAKASPFGAIVAPGMFTMSLLHSVYFDHVELHNMKALFLGTDRFRILKPVKAGDSIVLKFSVDKIEQRKEGIAVHYDFTWTVEGEEQPVTLGNFIVRYWPL; encoded by the coding sequence ATGACAGCTAAAATTGAATTACACGGTATAGAGTCGTTATTTTCCTACGAAGGAAAAGAACTGTTTACCTCTCGCCCGATGCATATCAGCGCCGAAATGATCCAAGATTTTTGCCGAAGCGTGAATCAAATGGATTGGTTTCATTTTGATCAAGAGCGCGCAAAAGCTTCGCCTTTTGGCGCGATTGTCGCACCTGGTATGTTTACTATGTCATTGTTGCATTCGGTATACTTTGACCATGTTGAATTACATAATATGAAGGCATTATTTTTAGGCACTGATCGATTTAGGATCCTAAAGCCAGTAAAAGCGGGCGATTCTATCGTACTAAAATTTAGCGTCGATAAAATCGAACAGCGTAAAGAGGGGATCGCGGTGCATTATGATTTTACTTGGACAGTGGAGGGCGAAGAGCAACCTGTCACCCTTGGAAACTTCATCGTTCGTTATTGGCCGTTATAA
- a CDS encoding MaoC family dehydratase — protein sequence MTERTYVGEIYSQTMTLTIHDIANGATALGDTNPIHFNEQAAIKAGYPGIIASGAHTSGLCGGVLTQKFQDTGTFMGLDCSYRFHRAVLPDQVLTIVWRTNRIEFKKSLSGYLVSLSGKMLDDAGNALITARMKVLLRDD from the coding sequence ATGACAGAAAGAACATATGTTGGTGAAATATATAGCCAAACGATGACCCTAACTATTCACGATATTGCAAATGGTGCGACGGCTCTTGGTGATACCAATCCGATTCATTTTAATGAACAGGCGGCAATCAAAGCAGGTTACCCTGGTATTATTGCAAGTGGCGCACACACATCAGGATTGTGTGGTGGCGTATTAACACAAAAATTTCAAGATACCGGCACTTTTATGGGCCTCGATTGCAGTTATCGGTTTCATCGCGCTGTATTACCAGATCAAGTATTAACCATTGTCTGGCGCACAAATCGCATTGAATTTAAAAAGTCATTAAGTGGCTATCTTGTTTCTTTGTCTGGAAAAATGCTCGACGATGCTGGTAATGCATTAATTACCGCTAGAATGAAAGTGCTTTTGCGTGACGACTAA
- a CDS encoding ACS family MFS transporter, which yields MNMLNSAFLSNWQQRHNITILCTFALIICFIDRVNISVAILPMQQQFGWDDTTKGLVLASFFIGYMIMQILGGILASKFGGKVVLGSAVIFWSLFTMLTPMLAVASFPLLIIGRILLGLGEGASVPAAYSMFKHWVPRSEQARTISTFSTGAPLGTIIGLIGSGWVIHHYGWEIVFYLFGGLGFIWIIFWLKFSYSKPSENPHISEQEIALIYAEKDEIKQHQVIPWKQFFTKPPVWALFYAAFTTQWTLYLFIAWLPSYFSDVHGFSITQAGFSSAAPWLTMIVMISVAGYTTDKLIARGKSVCFVRKLVQSIGLIGSALCLLLALYITEPVMAIVCTCGALGLLSFCYSGYTVNPMDIAPKHSEVLFGIVNTAGTLPGILSVALTGWLVDVTNSYNSAFILAATFSLSGALIFTLFGTTKKIID from the coding sequence ATGAATATGTTAAATTCAGCTTTTTTATCAAATTGGCAACAACGCCATAATATTACTATTTTGTGTACATTCGCACTGATTATTTGTTTTATCGATAGGGTAAATATTTCCGTTGCTATTTTACCAATGCAACAGCAATTTGGTTGGGATGATACAACCAAAGGTCTTGTTTTAGCTTCGTTTTTTATCGGCTATATGATAATGCAAATCTTAGGCGGAATTTTGGCTAGCAAGTTTGGCGGTAAAGTTGTACTCGGCAGCGCAGTGATCTTTTGGTCTTTATTTACCATGTTAACACCAATGTTAGCAGTGGCGTCTTTTCCTTTGTTAATTATTGGCCGTATTTTACTAGGTCTTGGTGAAGGAGCAAGCGTCCCTGCTGCCTATTCAATGTTTAAACATTGGGTTCCAAGATCAGAGCAAGCACGAACCATTAGTACTTTTTCTACTGGAGCACCGCTTGGCACCATTATCGGACTAATTGGCTCTGGCTGGGTTATCCATCACTATGGTTGGGAAATAGTATTTTACCTATTTGGTGGCCTTGGGTTTATCTGGATCATATTCTGGCTAAAATTTTCTTATTCTAAACCTAGTGAAAACCCTCATATTAGTGAGCAGGAGATTGCGCTCATTTATGCAGAAAAGGACGAGATCAAGCAACATCAAGTCATTCCATGGAAACAGTTTTTTACCAAGCCTCCAGTTTGGGCATTATTTTATGCGGCTTTTACCACTCAATGGACTTTATATTTATTTATCGCTTGGTTACCGAGTTATTTTTCAGACGTCCATGGTTTTAGTATCACCCAAGCAGGCTTTTCTTCGGCGGCGCCTTGGCTAACCATGATTGTCATGATCAGTGTTGCTGGATATACCACAGATAAACTTATCGCTCGTGGTAAGTCAGTATGTTTTGTGCGAAAGCTAGTGCAAAGTATCGGTTTAATAGGTTCAGCGCTATGCTTACTTTTAGCCTTGTATATTACAGAGCCAGTGATGGCGATAGTATGCACGTGTGGAGCATTAGGGCTACTATCTTTTTGCTATTCTGGTTACACCGTAAATCCTATGGATATCGCGCCAAAGCATTCGGAAGTCTTATTTGGAATAGTTAATACCGCTGGAACGCTACCAGGTATTCTCTCGGTGGCGTTAACAGGTTGGCTTGTCGATGTAACTAACAGCTACAATTCAGCATTTATTCTCGCCGCTACATTTAGCCTCAGTGGTGCTTTAATATTTACTTTATTTGGTACCACAAAAAAAATTATTGACTAA
- a CDS encoding carbohydrate porin, translating into MKDKFNLMKMFVLSSALVLSPNVFAEEMAKEGTEKSKSKVKYDSDEGFGGPAETGHQLEDDDKDKYPIFRIKGLDDSVKGVKDWKHDIYEDTGLQFGLDYSVLYQSLSDTTPGAAYDSAASGIARFYGKWELVNKGTANKGSLVFKVDHRHELGDTTPSELGGNAGYLSQTGMLFSDKGGVLVDLNWQQYFNDGNTAIVVGKFDPNDYFDVLGYAIPWTAFSNLDTLLNMSIALPDNSYGVAIGHWFSDTIYVQAAVNDANGSVDTDDPFEEGFDELYKTVEFGYSPSRGERYFKNIHVTLWQMDDRTAYGEYDESDDGAEGIVIGANYTWDLEHMVFAKVGVSDVDEIKHDIVQLYQEFVTVGYMKYFQQRSDLFGISMSHGNIVDEIIDFGFAQNESQSTIESFYRMQLAQNFAVTANIQYLIDPANNTEDDVLVTGIRFRMTL; encoded by the coding sequence ATGAAAGATAAATTTAATTTAATGAAAATGTTTGTACTTTCGAGTGCACTTGTACTTTCTCCAAACGTTTTTGCAGAAGAAATGGCCAAAGAGGGAACTGAGAAATCGAAGTCAAAAGTTAAATATGACTCAGATGAAGGCTTTGGTGGGCCAGCAGAAACTGGTCATCAGTTAGAAGACGATGATAAAGACAAATATCCAATTTTTAGAATTAAAGGATTAGATGACAGTGTTAAAGGCGTTAAAGATTGGAAACACGATATCTATGAAGACACTGGTCTGCAATTTGGCTTAGATTATAGTGTGTTATATCAAAGTTTGAGTGACACAACACCCGGCGCTGCTTACGATTCAGCTGCTTCTGGTATCGCTCGTTTTTATGGTAAGTGGGAACTTGTCAATAAAGGCACAGCGAACAAAGGATCATTAGTCTTTAAAGTGGATCATCGTCACGAGTTAGGCGATACCACTCCATCTGAACTTGGTGGCAATGCTGGTTACCTAAGTCAAACCGGTATGCTGTTTAGTGATAAAGGCGGGGTGTTAGTCGACTTAAACTGGCAACAATATTTTAATGATGGTAATACGGCAATAGTTGTTGGTAAATTCGATCCAAATGACTATTTTGATGTTTTAGGTTATGCGATTCCTTGGACCGCTTTTTCAAACTTAGATACTTTATTAAATATGTCTATCGCGCTTCCTGATAACAGTTACGGTGTTGCCATTGGCCATTGGTTTAGTGATACGATTTATGTCCAAGCCGCGGTTAATGATGCTAACGGTAGCGTTGATACCGATGACCCATTTGAAGAAGGCTTCGACGAGTTATATAAAACTGTAGAGTTTGGCTACTCACCATCTCGCGGCGAACGCTATTTTAAAAATATCCACGTAACGCTTTGGCAAATGGATGATAGAACCGCATACGGTGAATATGACGAAAGTGATGATGGTGCCGAGGGTATTGTCATTGGTGCTAACTATACTTGGGACTTGGAGCACATGGTTTTTGCTAAAGTTGGTGTTTCCGATGTGGATGAGATAAAACACGATATTGTTCAGCTTTACCAAGAGTTCGTTACTGTAGGTTATATGAAGTATTTCCAACAACGCTCTGATTTGTTTGGTATTTCAATGTCACACGGTAATATTGTTGATGAAATTATTGATTTCGGTTTCGCACAAAATGAAAGTCAATCTACGATCGAGAGTTTCTATCGAATGCAATTAGCACAAAATTTTGCCGTAACAGCAAACATACAATATTTAATAGACCCAGCAAACAACACTGAAGATGATGTCTTAGTTACGGGGATCCGATTCAGAATGACGCTGTAG